Genomic DNA from Flavobacteriales bacterium:
TGATGATGAGCTGCAGCTTACTTTGAATGGTAGAAACGCACCTGACCTGAAAGTGTCCCGATCCTATCAGGAGATGCTGAAAGGCTATGCGGCTTCTGGAAAGAAGGACCCCAAGCAGAAAGAGGCGGTCCTCTTCGTGAAGCAGAAGTTGGATAGTGCCAAATGGTTCATCGAGGCTATCCGTCAGCGACAGCAGACCCTGATGGTCACCATGAATGCCATCATGCAATACCAGAAGGACTATTTCCTCACAGGAGATGAGACCAAGCTCAAGCCTATGATCCTCAAGGATATTGCAGAAATTGTGAGCATGGATATCTCCACCATCAGCCGTGTGGCCAATTCCAAGTATGTGCAGACACCCTATGGCACTTTCCTTTTGAAATCCTTTTTCTCAGAATCCCTTTCTACAGATAGCGGAGAAGAAGTCTCCACCCGGGAGGTGAAGAAGATTTTGCAAGAGTGTATCGATGCGGAGGATAAGCGTAAGCCACTCACTGACGATAAGCTTGCAACCATCTTGAAGGACAGGGGATATAACATCGCTCGTAGGACTGTGGCCAAATACCGGGAACAGCTCAATATACCTGTGGCTCGACTGAGAAAGCAACTTTGATCTATTGGAACGGGTCGCCTATGCCATATCGGTGGTATTTCACCCCATCCTGATCCCGATTTATCTATTCCTTCTGATCGCTGAGATCGACCCGGTGATGAACCTCTTTTTCACGACATCGTTGAAATGGAGATTTGTGAGTTCACTCTTCATTACCACCGTGATCGGTCCTGCATTGAGCATGTATCTCCTCAAGCGCAGGGGCTTGATTGCTGACTTGGAGATGTCCCAGCTCAAAGGACGGTCGCTCATGTTCATCATCACCGTGCTCTACTATATGTTGACCTATTACATGCTCAAGGACTTAGAACTCCCAGGGGTCATCCACGGCATGTTCCTCTCCTTGATAACTACCCTCATTTTATTGGCCTTGGTCAGTATTCGCTATAAGATCTCAGCCCATATGGCAGCTCTAGGAGGTGTGAGTGCTATGATGTTCTGGATATTCGTCAAGTACGGTATCTGGCAGAGCAATTGGATCCTGGGTATCTTCTTCTTGGCCGCTATCGTGGCCTCATCCAGGTTGTTACTCCAAGCCCATCGACCCCATGAAGTAGGCACAGGCTACCTCTTGGGTCTATGCTGTGTGTATGCCACCATGAACTTGGTGGTCTAAGCTACCCGTAGCCCATTTTTGACGGTTCTATCTGGACCGATAAGGACCACACCGGACGGGTCTCCGACCAATCCCAGGATCAGACATTCACTCATGAGGTCGGCAATCTGTTTGGGAGGGAAATTACATACCGCTATCACTTGCCTACCGATGAGTTCCTCTACAGAATAGAGGTCTGTGATCTGTGCGCTACTCTTCTTGACACCAAATTCCCCAAAATCCAGCTGGAGTACGTAGGCTGGCTTATGGGCCTTGGGGAATTGCTGGGCTTCAATGATGGTCCCAACACGCATCTCTACGGCTGTGAAATCTGTAAAGGTGATCTGTTCCATACTCATGCTACGATTCAAATAAAAAAGCCACCCGAAGGTGGCTTAAGTATAATTCTACATCATGGGTAGATCAGTCTCCAGACCCTGTACGCTCTCGAGCGCGGGCCGAATAGTTGATCTTCAAAGCTTGTGCCTTCCTGAGTTCTTGCTTCACTTCGGTGACGATACCCATTTTCACATCCTTATCCACCTTGAGCGAAGTAGTTATCTGGGATTTCTCACCTTCATCACGCTGATCCCGGTTGTCCTCGATCCAAGGTCTGATCTTACTCATATCGGTGATGATCGCATCATCCAATTGGATCAGTGGTTCGGTCCCCAGTCGCTCATCCATGGGAGGCCCGATGTTGATATAATCCACCAAGGACTTCTTCTCCAACTTGGTGATCTCCGATGCATCCGGCTTATCGATCTTCACCAGCAGATCCTGCTCCCGCATCACGGTGGTCACCATGAAGAAGAATAGAAGCATGAATACGATATCCGGGAGTGACGCAGTAGAGACTGCACCTACGGACTTCTTCTTTTTTCCTGTGAATTTTGACATGTCAACCTCCTATTTCTTTGGGTTCTGCCTCGGATATACGCTGTGGATACACCTGTCTGACCGCTTTGATGATGCGTCTTTCATAGGGATCCTTGTCATCCAATTCCAAGTAAGATTTGTTGTAGAATTTCAGGGTCAATTCGTCCCTTAGCTCATTCACCGCAGATGTCAATTCATTCTGAACCTGGAGATACATGTCATAGGAAGTACCGTTGTCATTCTGGAGAGAGATCACAGCCGAAGGACCTAGTTCTCGATAATTCCCGAAGAAATTGATCGCATCTAATTTGGCCTCGAACTGTCTCAACTCACCTTCCCATTCACTCTTCCTGTCTGGGAATTGCTCGATCTTTCCTTTGAGTTCAGCGATCTTCTGCGTGACAGCCTGCTTGCTTACGGGTACCCGTAAAGTCAGGTCCTCCTCAGCGGGTTCTTCACTGAAGACTCCACTATTGGTAAGGAACTCGATTGCTCCTTCCTTCAGTTCAGAGATGTCCATCGGTTCTCCTTCTACCAAAAGTTGGTCATTGGCATTGACGAGCACCTCGTACACATTCCTCTCCTTGACGGTTTCAGTGATCTCTTCCTGCTCCTCATCCAGAGGAGGAAGTTGACGCATGATTCCGGTATCCTGATCCATGGTGGTGGTCACTAGGAAGAATATCAAAAGCAGGAAGGCGATGTCGGCCATCGAACCTGCATTGATCTCTTGTAGTTCTCTTCGTGCCATGGTACCTGCTTATTTGAAGATTTTGGTCACCTCGCTGAAAAGCGCTGCCGCCACACCGATCCCAAGTAAGAGAAGGGTGAGATAAATGCCAGCTCCACTCATCTGTAAGGTGCTCTCGGAGTACTTGGCCATCAACTCGGGACTTGCTTGAGCATCAGACAAACTATAGCTGACAAAGGCCACCACTGCAAGTCCTACCAATCCAAAGAGAAGACCCTTCGAATTGCGTATATTCTTCAGGAAATACACCAGTCCGAATAAGAGAGCGGCTCCTACACATAGCAACATAGCGATGTAGGTAACGGTAAGCGCCCCGTTCACGTAGCTTTGGTCGTCTCCAGCCTCTATATCCGAACTATTGGCCATGATCAAGAAGCATAGCACTGCACCCGCAAGTGCAATGGCCACCTTGACTATGGTACCTATCAGTCCTGCTGTTTTCGTATCCATGGGCTGATTATTTTGAGAGGTTGTGACGGGCCAGAATATCGATCAATGTGATACTGGCATTCTCCATATCGTTGGTGATACTATCCACCTTGGAAAGGATATAGTTGTAGAATATCTGCAAGATGATCGCTACGATCAGACCGAATACGGTAGTCAGAAGTGCCACCTTGATACCTCCAGCAACAATGGATGGAGAGATATTGTTCTCAGCTTCGATCGCATCGAATGCATCGATCATACCGATAACCGTACCCATGAATCCAAGCATTGGAGCCAGAGCGATAAAGAGTTGGATCCAGGAAAGACCTTTTTCCATCTGTCCGATCTGCACTCCACCATATGAGATGACGGATTTTTCTACCATGTCCAATCCTTCACCGGATCGTTCCAGACCTTGATAGAAGATCGCGGCTACAGGGCCTTTGGTATTTCTGAGGTACTCCTTGGCAGCCTCGATTCCACCGGAATTCAAAGCATCCTCCACATTGGAGAGCATCTTGCTGGTATTGGATTGAGCCATATTGAGGTAGATGATACGCTCGATGGCCAATGCAAGACCGAGAACAAGACAGATCAATACAATGGCCATGAAACCAGGGCCACCTTCGATGAATTTTTCTTTAAGTACCTGTGTGAAACCTGTACTTCCTTCTTCGGCTGCAGCTTCAGCATCTTGTGCCAGTCCAGCTTCACTTACCAGACCTGGGTCTGATTCAAACGCCATTGCTGTTTCAGGTATCAGGAATAGCACTGATCCCATGATGGCCAGAATTGAGAGAATTTTCTTCATTGTTTCAGTTGTTACTATTGAACTTCTTGTTCTTGGTTTAATTGTATCCGTTTGTCAAATAGGACCTACCGTTACTCGTGGACGCGGTCACAACAAGAACCTCGGTGGGTCCATAGATCCATTAGTGCTGGTCAAAATACATTGCCTTAATGAATATGCGATCCTATTCCTTGATCCAATCCTGCATTGCTGCGGGACGGCTCTTCCACGTTTGGAAGATACGGAATATCACATGCGGAGAGAGAGGGATTCGAACCCTCGATACGGTTTCCCGCATACACGCTTTCCAAGCGTGCGCCTTCAGCCACTCGGCCACCTCTCCGTATCCCTTGAGAACTCTTGGAACACTCCCAGAAGAGAATGATCCTCTGCTTTCCGCAATGCCGCCAAAGTAAAGAATATTTTCGGTTAGGTGGGTGATGTTCGAGCAGCTCTCATACGATTCTCGACCTGCGAATTGGCTAACTTTGTTGTCTCAAAAAGAAATCACGAAGCCCTATGGCCATTGATGTAGATAGAATCAAAGAGGTTCTCGGTCAGATACAGGATCCCGATACCCAGCGCCCCCTTGCGGAGAGCAATGGTATTCAAGCCGTGACGGTAGAAGGCGATCGGGTCAAAGTGTCTCTGCTCTTGAACAATCCGGCCATGCACCACAAGCAACGTATGGTCGATGCGGTGGAATTCGCCATAGAGAGGACTTTTGGAAAGGATATTCGTACCGAAGTCGAAGTACAGGTGGACGTACCTAAGAAAGAGACCCCTAAGCCGGGTATCCCAGGTGTGAAGAATATCCTTGCCATTGCTTCAGGCAAAGGAGGAGTGGGGAAATCAACTATAACTGCTAATCTGGCCGTGGGTCTGGTCGAGCGGGGATACAAAGTGGGTCTGGTCGATGCCGACATCTATGGACCTTCCATGCCGATCATGTTGGATGCTTATCACGATAGGCCGGGTACAGCAGAGATCGATGGGGTCAATCGCATGACACCGGTCGAGACCCATGGTATCAAATTGATGTCCATCGGATTCTTTGCCGATCCGTCTCAAGCTATTGTTTGGCGGGGGGCTATGGCCACGAAGGCACTCCGTCAAATGTTCATGGATACCCATTGGGGTGAATTGGACTATTTACTCGTGGATCTACCCCCAGGTACCGGAGATATCCATCTCACTGCGGTGCAAACGGTGCCACTCACTGCTGGAGTCGTGGTCACCACCCCACAGGATATCTCACTGGCCGATGCACGTAAAGGAGTTGCCATGTTCCAACTACCTCAGATCAACGTTCCTGTCCTGGGTATCATTGAGAATATGAGTTGGTTCACTCCTGAGGAACTGCCTGAGAATCGATACTATATATTCGGAAAGGATGGTGCCAAATCACTTGCACAAGAGGTGGGAGTAGATCTCCTAGGTCAGCTTCCATTGATACAGAGCGTACGGGAGGCAGGGGATGCTGGTAGGCCGGCAATCATGCAAGAAGGTACGGAGGCCCGTGATCATCTGGACACCTTGATCGACAATGTGGTCGCTGCCATGGATAAGAGGAATACTGAACTTCCGGAATCGGAAATCGTCCAAATCACACGGACATGAATAAGAAGAAGAAGATTGCCATCATAGAACAGGCGCTGCAAGGTCTGAGACCTTTCTTGGAGCGGGACAATGGGGATATCACCTTTGTCGAGTTGACCAACGATGATGTGGTCAAAGTAGCACTGCATGGTTCCTGTAAGGACTGTTCGATGAGCATGATGACCTTGAAAGCAGGTGTCGAAGAACGGATCAAGAACGTTTTGCCTGAAGTTCAAAAGGTCATAGCGGTCTGATCGGGTCCTGTCCATCCGCATATGTATCTCTGATGAATGTCATTCTCTTCTTTCTCTTTAACCCGTTAGATTCACGCCCATTCTCATTTAGATGATACGAACAGATATCTTGATCATTGGTGCCGGTCCGGTAGGACTGTTCACGGTCTTCGAGGCGGGACTTCTGAAACTGAGATGCCACCTGATCGATGCACTTCCTCAACCCGGGGGTCAATGTTCTGAGATCTACCCCAAAAAGCCCATCTATGATATCCCAGGATATCCCGAGGTTCTGGCAGGAGAACTGATCGATAAACTCATGGAGCAGGCTGCCCCCTTCAAACCGGGATTCACCTTGGGAGAATCAGCTCGGACAATCGAAGAAGATGGAGAAGGTGGATACATCGTCACCACCGACCGAGGTACGGTACATCAAGCGCCTGTAGTGGCTATCGCTGGAGGATTGGGCGTATTCACACCCCGTAAGCCACCAATCAGTGAATTGATCGATTTTGAAGAAAAGGGAGTCGATTATATCATACGGGATCCTGAGAAGTATCGGGACAAGAAGGTCGTGATCAGTGGAGGTGGGGACTCTGCGTTGGATTGGACCTATTTTCTGGCCAATGGCGTGGCTGAGCATGTGACGATGATACATAGAAGTCAGAGCTTCAGAGCCCATCCCGATTCCGTGCAGAAGGTCATGGACATGTCCCAAGAAGGTAAACTGGACCTACTCCTTGACAGTGAAGTGGTAGGACTGTCAGGAAATGGTCGCTTGCGTCAGTTGGAGATAAAACACCGATCTGGAGAACAGAGTTCGCTCGATACAGAGTATTGGATGCCGCTCTTCGGCCTCACTCCAAAACTCGGACCCATTGCCGATTGGGGATTGGAGATCGAGAAGAATGCCATCAAGGTAGATACCTTGGATTACAGTACCAATCGCCCAGGGATCTATGCTATAGGTGATGTCAATACCTATGAGGGTAAATTGAAACTCATTTTATGTGGATTCCACGAGGGCACGCTCATGGTCCAGTCTGCATTCAAACGCATCTATCCAGATAAGAAGAATGTTCTGAAATATACCACTGTGCAAGGAGTACAGGGATTCGACTGATAGACACAAGCATGGAGGAGAGCGTACACATCACCATAATCGACAGGGAAGGAGTGCCTCATGA
This window encodes:
- a CDS encoding phosphatase PAP2 family protein, with amino-acid sequence MERVAYAISVVFHPILIPIYLFLLIAEIDPVMNLFFTTSLKWRFVSSLFITTVIGPALSMYLLKRRGLIADLEMSQLKGRSLMFIITVLYYMLTYYMLKDLELPGVIHGMFLSLITTLILLALVSIRYKISAHMAALGGVSAMMFWIFVKYGIWQSNWILGIFFLAAIVASSRLLLQAHRPHEVGTGYLLGLCCVYATMNLVV
- a CDS encoding tRNA-binding protein — protein: MSMEQITFTDFTAVEMRVGTIIEAQQFPKAHKPAYVLQLDFGEFGVKKSSAQITDLYSVEELIGRQVIAVCNFPPKQIADLMSECLILGLVGDPSGVVLIGPDRTVKNGLRVA
- a CDS encoding biopolymer transporter ExbD; the protein is MSKFTGKKKKSVGAVSTASLPDIVFMLLFFFMVTTVMREQDLLVKIDKPDASEITKLEKKSLVDYINIGPPMDERLGTEPLIQLDDAIITDMSKIRPWIEDNRDQRDEGEKSQITTSLKVDKDVKMGIVTEVKQELRKAQALKINYSARARERTGSGD
- a CDS encoding biopolymer transporter ExbD, whose translation is MARRELQEINAGSMADIAFLLLIFFLVTTTMDQDTGIMRQLPPLDEEQEEITETVKERNVYEVLVNANDQLLVEGEPMDISELKEGAIEFLTNSGVFSEEPAEEDLTLRVPVSKQAVTQKIAELKGKIEQFPDRKSEWEGELRQFEAKLDAINFFGNYRELGPSAVISLQNDNGTSYDMYLQVQNELTSAVNELRDELTLKFYNKSYLELDDKDPYERRIIKAVRQVYPQRISEAEPKEIGG
- a CDS encoding MotA/TolQ/ExbB proton channel family protein, whose translation is MKKILSILAIMGSVLFLIPETAMAFESDPGLVSEAGLAQDAEAAAEEGSTGFTQVLKEKFIEGGPGFMAIVLICLVLGLALAIERIIYLNMAQSNTSKMLSNVEDALNSGGIEAAKEYLRNTKGPVAAIFYQGLERSGEGLDMVEKSVISYGGVQIGQMEKGLSWIQLFIALAPMLGFMGTVIGMIDAFDAIEAENNISPSIVAGGIKVALLTTVFGLIVAIILQIFYNYILSKVDSITNDMENASITLIDILARHNLSK
- a CDS encoding Mrp/NBP35 family ATP-binding protein; protein product: MHHKQRMVDAVEFAIERTFGKDIRTEVEVQVDVPKKETPKPGIPGVKNILAIASGKGGVGKSTITANLAVGLVERGYKVGLVDADIYGPSMPIMLDAYHDRPGTAEIDGVNRMTPVETHGIKLMSIGFFADPSQAIVWRGAMATKALRQMFMDTHWGELDYLLVDLPPGTGDIHLTAVQTVPLTAGVVVTTPQDISLADARKGVAMFQLPQINVPVLGIIENMSWFTPEELPENRYYIFGKDGAKSLAQEVGVDLLGQLPLIQSVREAGDAGRPAIMQEGTEARDHLDTLIDNVVAAMDKRNTELPESEIVQITRT
- a CDS encoding NifU family protein gives rise to the protein MNKKKKIAIIEQALQGLRPFLERDNGDITFVELTNDDVVKVALHGSCKDCSMSMMTLKAGVEERIKNVLPEVQKVIAV
- a CDS encoding NAD(P)/FAD-dependent oxidoreductase — its product is MIRTDILIIGAGPVGLFTVFEAGLLKLRCHLIDALPQPGGQCSEIYPKKPIYDIPGYPEVLAGELIDKLMEQAAPFKPGFTLGESARTIEEDGEGGYIVTTDRGTVHQAPVVAIAGGLGVFTPRKPPISELIDFEEKGVDYIIRDPEKYRDKKVVISGGGDSALDWTYFLANGVAEHVTMIHRSQSFRAHPDSVQKVMDMSQEGKLDLLLDSEVVGLSGNGRLRQLEIKHRSGEQSSLDTEYWMPLFGLTPKLGPIADWGLEIEKNAIKVDTLDYSTNRPGIYAIGDVNTYEGKLKLILCGFHEGTLMVQSAFKRIYPDKKNVLKYTTVQGVQGFD